The proteins below come from a single Pleuronectes platessa chromosome 1, fPlePla1.1, whole genome shotgun sequence genomic window:
- the pop4 gene encoding ribonuclease P protein subunit p29 — MDEALVRIRIPQDLVKLLGVESQTSSKAEAFTQSFLKHSIQQNERHDLKNMLSHKAVVLGYSRPKKDQSKRSSKKAKGLNARQKRAMKIFQIKPQNQRYELFLPLHELWRQYIIDLCCGLKPTSSPQLVQQKLLKADFHGAIFTVVRSKCPSYVGTTGILVQEFKHVFKMITKENRLKVIPKRNSVFAVEINGFISHIYGSRFEQRASERSAKKFKVRGTLDL; from the exons ATGGATG AAGCACTTGTTCGAATCAGGATTCCTCAAGACCTGGTGAAGCTACTTGGTGTTGAG TCTCAGACCAGCTCTAAAGCGGAGGCCTTCACCCAATCGTTCCTAAAACACAGCATTCAGCAAAATGAACGACATGATTTGAAGAACATGTTGAGCCACAAAGCTGTGGTCCTGGGCTACTCCAGGCCCAAGAAAGACCAGTCAAAGAGGAGTAGTAAAAAAGCCAAAGGATTGAATGCTCGTCAGAAGAGGGCGATGAAGATCTTCCAGATCAAGCCTCAGAACCAGAG ATACGAGCTCTTCCTGCCCCTGCATGAGCTCTGGAGACAGTACATTATTGACCTGTGCTGTGGATTGAAACCAACAAG CAGTCCTCAGTTGGTGCAGCAGAAGCTTCTGAAGGCTGACTTCCATGGTGCCATCTTCACAg TGGTCCGGTCTAAATGTCCATCATATGTGGGGACAACAGGGATTTTAGTCCAGGAATTCAAACATGTCTTCAAAATGATCACTAAGGAGAACAGACTGAAAG TGATCCCTAAGAGGAACAGTGTTTTTGCTGTGGAGATCAACGGCTTCATCTCTCACATCTATGGAAGTAGGTTTGAGCAGCGAGCCAGCGAGCGCTCCGCCAAGAAGTTTAAAGTGAGAGGAACTCTTGACTTGTGA